A genomic region of Deinococcus metalli contains the following coding sequences:
- a CDS encoding MarR family winged helix-turn-helix transcriptional regulator — protein MTDLAGQLYATGMAAIGLQPPHVAILQILADEGPMNQNRLAARTRIDKAPLVGHLNVLETSGLVERRPHPTDRRAFEVHLTLTGRDKLAQAERVNADVTDRFFAPLAPDERRTLHALLTRLASSHPPHSGADHDPDRPTDP, from the coding sequence GTGACCGACCTCGCCGGGCAGCTCTACGCCACCGGTATGGCAGCCATCGGCCTTCAACCGCCCCACGTCGCCATCCTCCAGATCCTCGCCGACGAGGGCCCGATGAACCAAAACCGCCTCGCAGCCCGCACCCGCATCGACAAGGCCCCCCTCGTCGGCCATCTCAACGTCCTGGAGACGTCGGGCCTCGTTGAGCGCCGCCCTCACCCCACTGATCGCCGCGCCTTCGAAGTGCACCTCACGCTCACCGGCCGCGACAAGCTCGCGCAGGCCGAGCGCGTCAACGCTGACGTCACCGACCGCTTCTTCGCCCCCCTCGCGCCCGACGAGCGCCGCACCCTCCACGCCCTCCTCACCCGCCTCGCGAGCAGCCACCCTCCCCACTCCGGAGCCGACCATGACCCTGATCGACCGACCGACCCGTGA
- a CDS encoding glycoside hydrolase family 16 protein — MSATHPPDRPGYQLEFNEMFDTSTLDPSRWLPYYLPHWSGRARSAARYTLPGNGLALHITSDQQPWLPEIDGALRVSCLQTGARSGALGSRDGQHRFHPDLRVREPVETTRLYTPQFGYFETRVRAVPIPGYMLALWMIGFEERPHESGEICIFELFGQDLTSGAATVRYGVHPFGDPTLREEFYADTLTMDASAFHTYALDWQPDRLHFYVDGALLRTVWQSPQYPMQFMLTLYELPAQLQECGAPWPRTAHVAYLRGYGRTQAR; from the coding sequence ATGAGCGCGACGCATCCGCCAGACCGCCCCGGGTACCAGCTGGAGTTCAACGAGATGTTTGATACCTCCACGCTGGACCCCTCGAGATGGCTGCCGTACTACCTCCCCCACTGGAGTGGACGCGCCCGCTCGGCCGCCCGCTACACCCTGCCGGGTAACGGCCTGGCCCTGCACATCACGTCCGATCAGCAGCCCTGGTTGCCCGAGATCGACGGGGCACTCCGCGTGTCGTGCTTGCAGACTGGTGCCCGTTCCGGCGCGCTCGGCAGTCGGGATGGTCAGCACCGCTTCCATCCCGATCTTCGCGTGCGAGAGCCCGTGGAGACCACGCGGCTGTACACGCCGCAGTTCGGATACTTCGAGACGCGGGTGCGGGCCGTGCCGATCCCCGGGTACATGCTGGCCCTGTGGATGATCGGTTTCGAGGAGCGCCCGCACGAGTCCGGTGAAATCTGCATCTTCGAACTGTTCGGTCAGGACCTGACATCTGGTGCTGCCACGGTCCGGTACGGGGTGCACCCCTTCGGTGATCCCACCCTGCGCGAAGAGTTCTACGCCGATACCCTCACGATGGACGCCTCTGCGTTTCATACCTACGCGCTGGACTGGCAGCCGGACCGGCTGCACTTCTACGTGGACGGCGCGCTGCTGCGCACGGTGTGGCAGTCGCCCCAGTACCCGATGCAGTTCATGCTGACCCTGTACGAACTGCCCGCGCAGCTTCAAGAGTGCGGCGCGCCGTGGCCACGCACCGCGCACGTCGCCTACCTGCGTGGGTATGGGCGGACCCAGGCACGCTGA
- a CDS encoding SulP family inorganic anion transporter: protein MTAIPTPPSRFDLAQYRREWFANPRKDVLAGIVVALALIPEAIAFSIIAGVDPQVGLYASFIIALVTAFIGGRPGMISAATGAMALLMGGLVKDHGLAYLFAATILTGALQIVFGWAKLARYLKFVPRSVMVGFVNALAIMIFLAQLPQFVGANWQMYAMVAAGLAIVYLLPLVFRAIPSALVAIVALTVVSVVTGADVKTVGDMGTLPTVLPPFGIPQVPFTLQTLAIIFPVALTLSIVGLLESLLTAQLIDERTDTTSDKNTESRGQGVANIVTGFFGGMAGCAMIGQSMINVTNGGRGRLSTFVAGLGLLILILVLQPLLVQVPMAALVAVMIVVSVSTFDWGSLRTLTVFPKSETMVMLATVGVTVFTHDLSLGVLVGVVLSALMFARKVSQLSQVSHVDGADSTRTYHVRGQLFFVSTHDFLHQFDFTHPAPRVVIDVSGAHFWDGSAVGALDKVMLKYMRQGTPVELVGLNEASASLIERLAVYDKPGALERAAGH from the coding sequence ATGACTGCCATTCCCACTCCACCGTCCCGCTTCGATCTCGCACAGTACCGCCGCGAATGGTTCGCCAATCCCCGCAAGGACGTCCTGGCCGGCATCGTGGTTGCCCTGGCCCTGATTCCCGAAGCCATCGCCTTTTCCATCATCGCCGGCGTCGATCCCCAGGTCGGCCTGTACGCCTCCTTCATCATTGCCCTGGTGACCGCCTTCATCGGGGGTCGGCCGGGCATGATCAGCGCGGCCACTGGCGCCATGGCTCTGTTGATGGGCGGGCTCGTGAAGGACCACGGCCTGGCCTACCTCTTCGCGGCCACCATTCTGACCGGTGCCTTGCAGATCGTCTTCGGCTGGGCGAAGCTGGCCCGCTACCTCAAGTTCGTGCCACGAAGCGTCATGGTCGGCTTCGTCAACGCGCTGGCCATCATGATCTTCCTGGCCCAGCTTCCGCAGTTCGTGGGGGCGAACTGGCAGATGTACGCCATGGTGGCCGCTGGCCTCGCCATCGTCTACCTGCTACCACTCGTGTTCAGGGCCATTCCCAGCGCCCTGGTCGCCATCGTTGCGCTGACCGTGGTCTCCGTCGTCACGGGCGCCGACGTGAAGACCGTCGGGGACATGGGCACGCTGCCCACGGTTCTCCCGCCCTTCGGCATTCCGCAGGTGCCCTTCACGCTCCAGACGTTGGCAATCATTTTTCCGGTGGCCCTCACCCTGTCCATCGTCGGACTGCTCGAGAGCCTGCTGACAGCGCAGCTCATCGACGAGCGGACGGACACCACCAGCGACAAAAACACCGAGTCGCGCGGGCAGGGGGTGGCCAATATCGTCACCGGTTTCTTTGGCGGTATGGCCGGTTGCGCAATGATCGGCCAGAGCATGATCAATGTGACCAATGGTGGCCGGGGACGCCTGTCGACCTTCGTGGCCGGCCTGGGTCTGCTGATTCTCATTCTCGTGCTGCAACCGCTGCTGGTGCAGGTTCCGATGGCAGCGCTGGTCGCGGTCATGATCGTCGTGAGCGTGAGCACCTTCGACTGGGGCAGCCTGCGTACTCTGACTGTGTTCCCGAAGAGCGAGACCATGGTGATGCTGGCGACGGTCGGCGTCACGGTGTTCACCCACGACCTCAGCCTCGGGGTGCTGGTCGGTGTGGTGTTGAGCGCCCTGATGTTCGCGCGGAAGGTCTCGCAGCTCTCGCAGGTCAGCCATGTGGACGGCGCTGACAGCACCCGCACGTACCACGTTCGGGGGCAGCTATTCTTCGTCAGCACACACGACTTCCTTCACCAGTTCGACTTCACCCACCCGGCACCTCGGGTCGTGATCGACGTCTCAGGCGCCCATTTCTGGGACGGCTCGGCGGTCGGTGCGCTGGATAAGGTGATGCTCAAGTACATGCGCCAGGGCACACCGGTGGAACTGGTGGGTCTGAATGAGGCCTCGGCGAGCCTGATCGAGCGTCTGGCGGTGTATGACAAACCTGGCGCCCTGGAGCGCGCTGCGGGCCATTGA
- a CDS encoding tryptophan-rich sensory protein, protein MTLIDRPTRDPSSPTWMALVFALGTLLSGMVSAVLSFATAGAHTAAEPAGILPALWPPAWVFWAVWIVIYPAWGVATFVVWRRRRETDVRGPLVLYALNVLGALFFLPLSNLTANSPAVLTLLDANGLIGAYAMAWLYTRHEKRALWWLLPYLVWMPLTLGLKTWLWLLNS, encoded by the coding sequence ATGACCCTGATCGACCGACCGACCCGTGACCCCTCCTCGCCCACGTGGATGGCCCTCGTGTTTGCCCTCGGCACCCTGCTGTCCGGCATGGTCTCTGCGGTCCTGAGCTTCGCGACGGCCGGGGCGCACACCGCGGCCGAGCCCGCCGGGATCCTGCCGGCGCTGTGGCCGCCCGCGTGGGTGTTCTGGGCGGTGTGGATCGTGATCTACCCGGCGTGGGGCGTCGCCACGTTTGTGGTGTGGCGGCGGCGCCGCGAAACGGACGTGCGCGGCCCACTCGTGCTGTACGCTCTCAACGTCCTGGGCGCCCTCTTCTTCCTGCCGCTGAGCAACCTCACCGCAAACAGCCCGGCGGTGCTGACGCTGCTTGACGCCAACGGCCTCATCGGCGCGTACGCGATGGCTTGGCTGTACACCCGCCACGAGAAGCGGGCCCTGTGGTGGTTGCTGCCGTACCTGGTCTGGATGCCGCTCACGCTGGGCCTCAAGACCTGGTTGTGGCTGCTTAATTCCTGA
- a CDS encoding NPCBM/NEW2 domain-containing protein: MNAPHRPLALLAAPFLLFACSQQPSPAESDPYAGGASYPWSYTRPDDQLTGQSLTAGVNTLYYEPILAATNAWGPIEINRSNGEQGAGDGRTLTIGGAPYAKGYGVHANSEMRFSLKGTNATCTRFTVDAGVDDEVGSLGRVVFQVYLDGVKAYDSGPQTGSDPARRVDLNITGKQELRLVVTDGGDGINYDHADWANPQVYCQATQNQPLTMTVDPSTVSIYHKHTATVKATFSGTFNGPVNLSLPLVSPATGSKLVLKTTQVSLPASGTGTVTRDVVIDAPGLPDSGYDTSLLTANYRLVASQNGQETTSAPLTVTELLLRVVPAFTPSTVSGRFGETRRVTLSLTVSPPLAQPIPIGLFATTQGTDEQFKAVPVGPVYGDGGTMKQDYDITLDPKYLGQPYTRTASYGVNGGDFLGYRTPYYGTITVDLTWNVVP, translated from the coding sequence ATGAATGCACCACACCGTCCGCTGGCCCTCCTCGCCGCCCCCTTCCTCCTCTTCGCCTGCAGTCAGCAGCCGTCACCGGCGGAAAGCGACCCGTACGCGGGTGGGGCCAGTTACCCCTGGTCGTACACCCGGCCCGACGATCAACTCACCGGCCAATCCCTGACCGCCGGCGTCAACACGCTGTACTACGAGCCCATCCTGGCCGCCACCAACGCCTGGGGACCCATCGAGATCAACCGCTCCAACGGCGAGCAGGGCGCCGGGGACGGCCGCACCCTCACCATCGGCGGCGCTCCCTACGCCAAAGGCTATGGTGTCCACGCCAACAGCGAGATGCGCTTCAGCCTCAAGGGCACAAACGCCACCTGCACCCGCTTCACGGTGGATGCTGGGGTGGACGACGAGGTGGGCTCGCTGGGCAGAGTGGTCTTCCAGGTGTACCTCGACGGCGTCAAAGCGTACGACAGCGGCCCCCAGACGGGCAGTGACCCGGCCAGGCGCGTTGACCTGAACATCACTGGAAAACAGGAACTGCGGCTGGTGGTGACCGATGGCGGGGACGGCATCAATTACGACCACGCGGACTGGGCAAACCCGCAGGTGTACTGCCAGGCCACGCAGAACCAACCCCTGACAATGACGGTGGACCCCAGTACGGTGTCGATCTACCACAAGCACACGGCGACGGTGAAGGCCACGTTCAGCGGGACGTTCAACGGCCCAGTGAACCTCAGCCTGCCGCTGGTCAGCCCGGCGACAGGCTCGAAGTTGGTGCTGAAGACGACGCAGGTCTCGCTGCCCGCGAGTGGCACGGGGACGGTGACGCGCGACGTGGTGATTGACGCGCCCGGACTGCCGGACTCGGGGTATGACACGTCTCTGCTCACCGCGAACTACCGGCTGGTGGCGAGCCAGAACGGGCAGGAGACAACCAGTGCGCCGCTCACTGTGACGGAATTGCTACTGAGGGTCGTTCCGGCCTTCACGCCGTCGACCGTGTCGGGACGCTTCGGGGAGACGCGGCGGGTAACCCTGAGCCTCACGGTGTCTCCACCCCTCGCTCAGCCGATTCCGATCGGATTATTTGCGACAACACAAGGAACGGATGAGCAATTCAAGGCGGTGCCGGTCGGCCCGGTGTATGGCGATGGCGGCACGATGAAGCAGGACTACGACATCACGTTAGATCCCAAGTACCTTGGTCAGCCATACACCCGTACGGCCTCGTATGGCGTAAATGGTGGTGATTTCCTGGGGTACCGCACGCCGTATTACGGCACCATTACGGTCGATCTGACCTGGAACGTGGTGCCGTAG
- a CDS encoding IS6 family transposase: MSDRKPYRHRFPLSVISYALWLYHRFPISQRDVQELLHERGIIVSHETLRQWNIKFDPLLTEELRHREPRRGSRWHLDEVCVLVAGVKHWLWRAVNEYGAVLDILLQPHRDTVAARSFFSRLLGEYDVPEVIHTDKLWSYGAAIRELPVLHAVEHVQVASTARCNNLVEQSHRATRRRERQHLTFKRRRRTQEFLALHARVSNLHQHTRTTVSAPTRRSNQTAALLLWREAMQRAT, encoded by the coding sequence GTGAGTGATCGGAAGCCGTATCGCCATCGTTTCCCCCTGAGCGTCATCAGCTACGCCCTATGGCTCTACCACCGCTTCCCCATCAGTCAGCGTGACGTCCAGGAACTCCTCCACGAGCGCGGGATCATCGTCAGCCATGAAACCCTGCGGCAGTGGAATATCAAGTTCGATCCGCTCCTCACCGAGGAACTGCGCCACCGGGAACCCCGACGGGGTTCCCGGTGGCATCTGGACGAGGTGTGCGTGCTGGTCGCCGGGGTCAAACACTGGCTGTGGCGGGCGGTAAACGAGTATGGTGCCGTGCTCGATATCCTGCTCCAACCGCACCGCGACACAGTAGCTGCCCGCAGCTTCTTCAGCCGACTGCTCGGTGAGTACGATGTGCCCGAGGTCATCCACACGGACAAGCTGTGGAGCTACGGTGCGGCCATCCGGGAACTTCCCGTGCTCCACGCCGTGGAGCACGTTCAGGTCGCCTCGACCGCGCGCTGCAACAATCTCGTTGAGCAATCGCACCGCGCGACCCGGCGACGAGAACGGCAACACTTGACTTTCAAACGACGACGACGGACTCAGGAGTTCCTGGCCCTGCACGCCCGCGTCTCGAACCTGCACCAGCACACTCGCACCACCGTGTCTGCGCCAACAAGGCGGAGCAACCAGACCGCAGCACTTCTCCTGTGGCGAGAGGCGATGCAGCGGGCGACCTGA
- a CDS encoding sensor histidine kinase, giving the protein MTSETRSPFDPLFREGGEVGALMREHDWAATALGPSHTWPEALRTSVRLMLASKQPMYLAWTSDLIALYNDAYRPILGADKHPAALGARTADIFGHDGYPGLKAVFDAALRGESAAFENLLVPLVRHGYLEECYFDVSYTPVYVDQHVEGVFSSVTETTERVLSARRTRTLAALTADLLGVNDPRQVVQAAQRVAEHNPHDLPCLLLYVPTAGGDLHLGGVAGLSDEQLAFWRHTPHPWPDAREERIIPVPPLAAGPWPQPVTQLAVLPLTLSGEARPLGVLAVGLNPRKHLDDAYRDFLHLCCGQLTSALHTARLAADVQRQHAELDARSRALEAFEEWTRDLTIDLNPDDLIGRAQARIGSLIPLDAAVYYELEGERWFVKRMRGEYGDAELQRAHEEGLPHASTGNLRTPLETGEPYYQDVYDETTDHMAPYMTHVTATAMVPLRTTRGVRGIFGLAAFGRVGWSAVDRAVIETVGRSLSLALDRAEQVADLALERERLAGQTAALASANEELEAFAYSVSHDLRTPVRHIQGFTDLLRKSFGAGLDPKATRHLEVIGDAAARMNTLIDAMLDLSRTSRHPLRVGVVDLGALVASVRGEVEMDVLDRRVTWHVQPLPLVMGDHALLRQVMVNLLSNALKYTRGREEAVIEVWAEGRPDGWAVFVRDNGVGFDPRYQDKLFSIFQRLHRAEEFEGTGVGLANVRRIITRHGGQVSANGALDQGATFGFTLPSVR; this is encoded by the coding sequence ATGACTTCCGAAACCCGCTCCCCGTTCGACCCGCTGTTCCGTGAGGGCGGTGAAGTGGGCGCCCTCATGCGTGAGCATGACTGGGCCGCCACCGCCCTCGGGCCATCCCACACCTGGCCGGAGGCGCTGCGCACCTCGGTGCGGCTCATGCTCGCGTCCAAACAGCCCATGTACCTCGCGTGGACGTCCGACCTGATCGCGCTGTACAACGACGCCTACCGCCCCATCCTGGGTGCCGACAAGCACCCGGCCGCCCTGGGTGCCCGCACGGCCGACATCTTCGGCCACGACGGCTACCCCGGCCTCAAGGCGGTGTTCGACGCCGCGCTGCGCGGGGAGAGCGCCGCGTTCGAGAACCTGCTGGTCCCCCTGGTGCGCCACGGCTACCTGGAGGAGTGCTACTTCGACGTCAGTTACACCCCGGTGTACGTGGATCAGCACGTTGAAGGCGTGTTCTCCTCCGTGACCGAGACCACCGAGCGGGTGCTCTCCGCGCGCCGCACCCGCACCCTCGCGGCCCTCACCGCCGACCTGCTCGGCGTCAACGACCCTCGGCAGGTCGTTCAGGCAGCCCAGCGTGTCGCCGAGCACAACCCCCACGACCTGCCGTGTCTGCTGCTGTATGTGCCCACCGCCGGGGGAGACCTGCACCTCGGCGGCGTGGCCGGGCTGAGCGACGAGCAGCTGGCGTTCTGGCGTCACACGCCCCACCCGTGGCCGGACGCGCGTGAGGAGCGCATCATTCCGGTGCCGCCCCTGGCCGCCGGGCCGTGGCCACAACCTGTCACGCAGCTGGCGGTCCTGCCGCTCACCCTGTCAGGAGAGGCCCGGCCGCTGGGGGTGCTCGCGGTCGGCCTCAATCCGCGCAAGCATCTCGACGACGCGTACCGGGACTTTCTGCACCTGTGCTGCGGGCAGCTCACGTCGGCCCTGCACACGGCCCGGCTCGCGGCGGACGTGCAGCGCCAGCATGCCGAGCTCGACGCGCGCAGCCGGGCCCTGGAGGCCTTCGAGGAGTGGACGCGCGACCTCACCATCGACCTGAACCCCGACGACCTGATCGGGCGGGCGCAGGCGCGGATCGGGAGCCTGATTCCGCTGGACGCCGCCGTGTACTACGAATTGGAGGGCGAGCGCTGGTTCGTGAAGCGGATGCGGGGCGAGTACGGCGATGCAGAGCTCCAGCGCGCGCACGAGGAGGGCCTGCCGCACGCCAGCACTGGAAATCTGCGCACGCCGTTAGAGACAGGTGAACCCTACTACCAGGACGTGTACGACGAGACCACCGACCACATGGCGCCCTACATGACGCACGTGACCGCCACGGCCATGGTCCCGCTGCGGACCACCCGGGGGGTGCGGGGCATCTTTGGGTTGGCGGCCTTCGGTCGCGTCGGCTGGTCGGCCGTGGACCGAGCTGTCATCGAGACCGTGGGGCGCAGCCTGAGCCTGGCGCTTGACCGGGCGGAGCAGGTGGCGGATCTGGCGCTGGAACGCGAACGGCTCGCCGGTCAGACCGCGGCGCTCGCGAGCGCCAACGAGGAACTCGAGGCGTTCGCGTACAGCGTCTCGCACGACCTGCGCACCCCGGTACGCCACATCCAGGGGTTCACCGACCTGCTGCGCAAATCCTTCGGCGCCGGCCTGGACCCCAAGGCGACCCGCCACCTCGAGGTGATCGGTGACGCGGCGGCGCGGATGAACACCCTGATCGACGCGATGCTCGACCTGTCGCGCACGTCCCGCCATCCCTTACGCGTGGGGGTGGTCGATCTCGGGGCGCTGGTGGCGTCTGTGCGTGGCGAGGTGGAGATGGACGTTCTGGACCGGCGCGTCACCTGGCACGTGCAGCCGTTGCCGCTGGTCATGGGCGATCACGCCCTGCTGCGCCAGGTGATGGTGAACCTGCTCTCCAACGCGCTGAAGTACACGCGTGGTCGGGAGGAGGCGGTGATCGAGGTGTGGGCAGAAGGGCGCCCGGACGGGTGGGCGGTGTTCGTGCGGGACAACGGCGTGGGCTTTGATCCCCGGTATCAGGACAAGCTGTTCAGCATCTTCCAGCGGCTGCACCGCGCCGAGGAATTCGAGGGCACCGGAGTGGGCCTCGCGAACGTCCGCCGGATCATCACCCGGCATGGCGGGCAGGTCTCGGCAAACGGAGCCCTGGATCAGGGGGCAACATTCGGGTTCACGCTGCCCAGCGTCCGCTGA
- a CDS encoding gamma-glutamyl-gamma-aminobutyrate hydrolase family protein has translation MPARPLIGLSTSQPTEASGLGRRFSGTSQTYAEGLAAVGALPILLPPLPELAGDHARIVDAVLLTGGVDVHPRHFGAHPVRGLGEVDEGRDHYETELYRAARTLGKPVFGICRGVQMINVLEGGTLWQHLPDHAQFWVDHAQVARPPALGHEVTFVPGSTLHTTHGERALVNSYHHQGIDLLAPTLRAAAHAPDGLVEAVEGDGLVAVQWHPELLFAAHPHALGTFHAFMAKMHGRNAVQPTPAH, from the coding sequence ATGCCCGCCCGCCCACTGATCGGCCTGAGCACCTCGCAGCCCACCGAGGCGTCTGGACTGGGCCGCCGCTTCAGCGGCACGTCTCAGACCTACGCCGAGGGTCTGGCGGCGGTCGGCGCCCTGCCCATCCTGCTTCCACCGCTTCCCGAACTGGCCGGGGACCACGCCCGCATCGTGGACGCCGTTCTTCTGACCGGGGGCGTGGACGTGCACCCCCGGCACTTCGGTGCCCACCCGGTGCGCGGCCTGGGCGAGGTGGACGAGGGCCGCGACCACTACGAGACCGAGCTGTACCGCGCGGCGCGGACGCTGGGCAAACCGGTATTCGGCATCTGCCGGGGCGTGCAGATGATCAACGTGCTGGAAGGCGGCACGTTGTGGCAGCACCTGCCGGATCACGCCCAATTCTGGGTGGACCACGCCCAGGTGGCCCGGCCACCCGCCCTGGGCCACGAGGTGACCTTCGTTCCCGGCAGCACGCTGCACACCACGCACGGCGAGCGTGCCCTGGTGAACTCGTACCACCATCAGGGGATCGACCTCCTGGCGCCCACGCTGCGCGCCGCCGCCCACGCTCCGGATGGTCTGGTCGAGGCGGTCGAGGGCGACGGTCTGGTCGCCGTGCAGTGGCACCCGGAACTGCTGTTCGCAGCCCACCCTCACGCCCTGGGCACCTTTCACGCGTTCATGGCCAAGATGCACGGTCGCAACGCCGTCCAGCCGACGCCGGCCCATTAG
- a CDS encoding DUF6624 domain-containing protein, whose translation MTALLAGLGVATAQTEPLPDAAGCAKVMAPNATPMTPAFTAAVRSTTHTYVSRLEFLVAPFRTRPATPAQFQPIRQVAAEAEHYVTRLLKVTGWPTDPGLREDISRLLIHPPFQWCVGQVALSAATTPAERSQAAGLIDQALVAAGENQRYGTALTRRGSRLVPLPIADEPDVDARRAAAGLPPLKEILAALQATVPPRLAPAGLKRPVVLHEVCRRFTGETALNIPLTPGQIDALAERAAELVEQDQASRTGHSGARSMQVVDRESTIWLKEVLRQRGWPSANRSDPQLAFNAWLLTQHADARPAVQACVLDLMTQQVSTPDEERNLAYLTDRVRLASGQPQVYGTQVSYDDVQGKATPRLLEDPARVNERRAKVGLEPIEEYLKGFERPRP comes from the coding sequence ATGACCGCCCTGCTTGCGGGTCTCGGTGTGGCCACAGCGCAGACGGAACCCCTCCCGGACGCGGCAGGCTGCGCGAAGGTCATGGCCCCGAACGCCACGCCCATGACGCCGGCCTTCACGGCCGCCGTGCGCTCGACCACCCACACCTACGTCTCGAGGCTGGAGTTCCTCGTCGCGCCATTCCGGACGCGTCCGGCGACTCCGGCCCAGTTCCAGCCGATCCGGCAGGTGGCGGCTGAGGCCGAGCATTACGTCACACGTTTGCTGAAGGTCACAGGCTGGCCGACCGATCCCGGCCTGCGGGAGGACATCAGCCGGCTCCTGATTCACCCACCCTTCCAGTGGTGTGTGGGCCAGGTGGCGCTGTCGGCGGCGACGACACCGGCCGAGCGGTCGCAGGCGGCGGGCCTGATCGATCAGGCGCTGGTGGCGGCCGGTGAGAACCAGCGGTACGGCACGGCCCTGACCCGGCGCGGTTCACGGCTGGTTCCCCTTCCCATCGCGGACGAGCCGGACGTGGACGCGCGGCGGGCCGCCGCCGGGCTGCCCCCGCTGAAGGAGATTCTGGCGGCGCTGCAGGCCACGGTGCCGCCTCGTCTCGCCCCAGCGGGCCTGAAGCGCCCGGTGGTGCTGCACGAGGTGTGCCGCCGATTTACCGGCGAGACGGCCCTCAACATTCCCCTGACACCCGGGCAGATCGACGCGTTGGCCGAGCGGGCGGCCGAGCTGGTCGAACAGGACCAGGCGAGCCGCACCGGGCACTCTGGAGCGAGGTCCATGCAGGTCGTTGACCGTGAATCGACGATCTGGCTCAAGGAGGTGCTGCGGCAGCGGGGCTGGCCGAGTGCGAATCGGAGTGATCCGCAGTTGGCCTTCAACGCGTGGCTGCTGACCCAGCACGCGGATGCGCGGCCTGCCGTGCAGGCGTGTGTGCTCGATCTGATGACCCAACAGGTCAGTACACCGGACGAAGAGCGGAACCTCGCGTACCTCACGGACCGGGTGCGACTGGCAAGCGGTCAGCCGCAGGTGTATGGGACGCAGGTGTCGTATGACGATGTGCAGGGCAAGGCGACGCCCAGGCTGCTGGAGGATCCGGCGCGTGTGAACGAGCGGCGGGCGAAGGTGGGGCTGGAACCCATTGAGGAGTACCTCAAAGGCTTCGAGCGCCCACGGCCGTGA